A window of Pusillimonas sp. T7-7 contains these coding sequences:
- a CDS encoding polysaccharide biosynthesis/export family protein, translating to MTTTTAAHLLTILDRMRPMVATLALACLLSACAMAPGMRMGADSQYGNAKEDAAPPGTLTPITPALIAEQRKASPKGVSKEIKRLFGTRKAYRIGNSDIVNIVVWGHPELGLTPATSNRSMGSTSQADVGNGYNVNPDGTIQFPFIGPIKVAGLTENEARELLTKRLSKYVQDPQITVRVQAYRNGRIYVDGEVRVPGLQTLDDIPMTLPEAINRAGGFSEQADRSSIALTRKDKTIDINLPRLTRLGVNPNRILLANGDLLRVRNEDESKVFLMGEVYTPRALALHDGRLSLTEALGESGGPDPWTSDPGQIYVVRKLPVDLGGEESLPEIYHLDASSPRAFILANDFQLQPRDVVYVDPAPVVRWNRFISNLIPSYNSLFINTRNTTR from the coding sequence ATGACGACTACAACTGCGGCGCACCTCTTGACCATTCTTGACAGAATGCGACCCATGGTCGCCACCCTGGCCTTGGCCTGCCTGCTGTCGGCTTGCGCCATGGCGCCCGGCATGCGCATGGGTGCCGACAGCCAGTACGGCAATGCCAAAGAAGATGCCGCCCCCCCAGGAACCCTCACTCCCATTACGCCCGCGCTCATAGCCGAGCAACGCAAAGCGTCGCCCAAGGGCGTCAGCAAAGAGATCAAACGATTATTCGGCACGCGCAAGGCCTATCGCATAGGGAACAGCGACATCGTCAATATTGTCGTGTGGGGGCACCCCGAGCTGGGCCTGACACCGGCCACGTCCAACCGCAGCATGGGTTCCACCAGCCAGGCCGACGTGGGTAATGGCTACAACGTGAATCCGGACGGGACCATACAGTTTCCCTTCATAGGCCCCATCAAGGTCGCCGGGCTGACTGAAAACGAAGCGCGCGAATTGCTGACAAAACGCCTGTCCAAGTATGTACAAGACCCGCAAATTACCGTGCGAGTCCAGGCTTACCGCAACGGCCGCATTTATGTGGACGGCGAAGTGCGTGTACCCGGGCTGCAAACCCTGGACGACATTCCGATGACCTTGCCCGAAGCCATCAACCGCGCTGGCGGCTTCAGCGAACAGGCCGACCGCTCGTCCATCGCGCTGACCCGCAAGGACAAGACCATAGATATCAACCTGCCCAGGCTGACCCGCCTGGGCGTGAACCCCAACCGCATTTTGCTGGCCAACGGCGACCTGCTGCGCGTGCGCAATGAAGATGAATCCAAAGTCTTCCTGATGGGCGAGGTATACACCCCACGGGCACTGGCCCTGCATGACGGACGCCTGTCTTTGACCGAGGCCCTGGGTGAATCCGGCGGCCCGGACCCATGGACGTCTGACCCCGGTCAGATTTACGTGGTGCGCAAACTGCCCGTCGATCTGGGCGGAGAAGAGTCGCTGCCCGAAATCTATCACCTGGACGCCAGTTCGCCACGGGCTTTCATACTGGCCAACGACTTCCAGTTGCAACCCAGAGACGTTGTGTATGTG
- a CDS encoding tripartite tricarboxylate transporter substrate binding protein, with product MFISKQIGRFMVAIGCASISATCAAYPDRPITAIVPFTPGGSVDPIARMVAEQMRTDLGADVIILNKPGAGGTLGTMDVARAKPDGYTIGFTTVGPLTSQPHLRAGLKYDADSFEYICRTHVTPQVFAVSTDSPYKSLKDLVEDAKRHPGKITMASTGVGSIPHLASIAFAKSAGFEWQHIPTKGDGDALVLAAAGEITGWVAGIQSFVPMAGRLRALGILEAERSPLLPDVPTFKEQGYDVESAGWGGLIAPKGTPVAILQQLSDTCGKAAHTRKFLEMLDSLKLPQGYLNSQDFKAYVNKESAIYKSIIAEEGITVDQ from the coding sequence ATGTTTATAAGTAAACAGATAGGGCGCTTCATGGTGGCCATCGGATGCGCTTCGATTAGTGCAACTTGCGCTGCTTATCCAGATCGACCCATAACCGCAATTGTTCCTTTCACCCCTGGTGGAAGCGTGGATCCGATTGCACGGATGGTTGCCGAGCAGATGCGCACAGATCTTGGGGCCGACGTCATCATTCTTAATAAGCCTGGCGCAGGAGGCACACTGGGAACGATGGATGTGGCGCGGGCCAAGCCGGATGGTTATACCATCGGCTTTACAACAGTAGGGCCGTTAACCAGTCAGCCGCATCTTCGGGCAGGGCTGAAATACGATGCGGATTCGTTCGAGTACATATGTCGAACGCACGTGACGCCGCAGGTTTTTGCGGTTAGTACAGACTCTCCTTATAAGTCACTAAAAGACTTGGTTGAAGACGCCAAACGGCATCCAGGCAAAATTACGATGGCCTCTACAGGTGTAGGCTCAATACCGCATCTAGCGTCAATTGCATTCGCCAAGAGCGCTGGTTTCGAGTGGCAGCATATTCCAACTAAAGGCGATGGAGACGCATTGGTTCTGGCAGCTGCAGGCGAAATTACCGGGTGGGTAGCCGGTATACAGAGTTTTGTTCCGATGGCAGGCAGGTTGCGCGCCCTTGGCATACTCGAGGCCGAGCGTAGCCCACTACTGCCAGATGTGCCGACTTTCAAGGAGCAAGGCTACGATGTTGAGTCGGCTGGCTGGGGCGGCCTGATTGCTCCCAAGGGTACTCCCGTCGCCATACTTCAGCAGTTGAGCGACACATGCGGAAAGGCAGCACATACGCGCAAATTCTTAGAGATGCTTGATTCCTTGAAGCTGCCTCAGGGGTACTTGAATTCTCAAGATTTCAAGGCCTATGTCAATAAAGAGTCAGCAATCTATAAATCGATCATTGCGGAAGAGGGGATTACCGTTGATCAGTGA
- a CDS encoding amidohydrolase, which yields MTKAPVNKTATAESIVPKGACDSHIHFYGPFEHYPPPAEPKYAVPDARPEQLFALQDSVGVSRAVVVNAAATSPDNQRTIDALRQYPDRLRGIITVPESVLTDAQLNQWNVLGVRGLRYSYVGRHITKFDDRLIARISELGWHLQVQVENRQILDLATLVVGLPCNLVIDHMGRIPAALGVQSEPFQCLLNMVGSEGAWVKLSAPMRSSSETGPPYSDARVMAQLLMKENPDRMLWGSDWPNVNHQGVIPTYSELLKLICDWVPDESMRSKLLVDNPVGLYGFEQLD from the coding sequence ATGACTAAAGCGCCCGTTAACAAAACGGCTACAGCTGAATCTATCGTACCAAAGGGCGCTTGTGATTCGCATATTCACTTTTACGGGCCATTTGAACATTACCCCCCGCCTGCCGAACCAAAATACGCCGTACCTGATGCCCGCCCCGAACAATTGTTTGCTCTTCAGGATTCGGTTGGAGTGTCACGTGCCGTCGTGGTGAATGCGGCGGCTACTAGTCCCGATAATCAACGAACAATCGATGCGCTGCGGCAATACCCGGACAGGTTGCGTGGAATCATTACGGTGCCTGAGAGCGTGCTCACCGATGCGCAGCTGAATCAATGGAATGTTCTAGGTGTGCGTGGTCTTCGGTACTCATACGTGGGCAGGCATATAACGAAATTTGATGATCGTCTGATTGCTCGCATTTCTGAATTGGGCTGGCACCTGCAAGTACAAGTGGAGAATCGCCAGATACTGGATCTGGCCACACTTGTGGTTGGCTTGCCGTGCAATCTTGTTATTGATCATATGGGGCGGATTCCGGCTGCATTAGGGGTGCAAAGTGAACCATTTCAATGTCTCTTGAACATGGTTGGTTCGGAGGGCGCGTGGGTGAAACTATCGGCTCCCATGCGAAGTTCCAGCGAAACTGGGCCGCCGTACAGCGATGCCCGAGTGATGGCGCAACTATTGATGAAAGAGAATCCAGATCGGATGCTTTGGGGGTCGGATTGGCCAAATGTAAATCATCAAGGGGTCATCCCAACATATTCCGAGTTGTTGAAGCTGATTTGCGATTGGGTGCCGGACGAAAGTATGCGCAGCAAGCTGTTGGTTGATAATCCGGTTGGCTTATATGGTTTCGAACAACTTGACTAA
- a CDS encoding Zn-ribbon domain-containing OB-fold protein translates to MDGAENKMAPTVYFKDMLRKGHFMIQRCTETGVGVFYPRVISMHSGKPSLEWIKASGNGTVYSTTVIHRKPERGGNYNLALIDLEEGCRIMSRVDGVQPEDVYIGMQVHANIVELGGEPAVTFRCAAELKSSKNVRSDQP, encoded by the coding sequence ATGGATGGTGCTGAAAACAAGATGGCCCCGACAGTTTATTTCAAGGACATGCTGCGGAAGGGCCATTTCATGATACAGCGTTGTACGGAAACAGGAGTTGGTGTTTTTTATCCTCGCGTTATTTCAATGCATTCAGGCAAGCCCTCCTTGGAGTGGATAAAGGCCTCGGGTAACGGTACCGTTTATTCCACTACGGTAATCCATCGCAAGCCAGAGCGCGGAGGCAACTACAACCTTGCCCTGATCGACCTAGAGGAAGGGTGCAGGATAATGAGTAGAGTGGATGGAGTGCAGCCAGAGGACGTTTATATCGGTATGCAAGTCCATGCAAATATCGTTGAGCTGGGTGGTGAGCCTGCCGTTACTTTTAGATGTGCAGCCGAACTTAAATCAAGCAAAAACGTTAGGAGCGATCAACCATGA
- a CDS encoding thiolase: protein MTHALRGKAAVVGVGTTDGWNNPGFSSLDQLAQAVQAAASDAGIAVAEIDGLFAATLSQFMPVLSAAEYLGIRPVYMDGTNIGGSSFVEHLIPAMMALEAGLCSVACICYGSNQLSAGGKLATLSEPQIWEEPFQPRNPIGGYALATARHMHEYGTTRRQLAEVAVAAREWAVLNEAAYERQPLTIDDVLSARLVSDPLSVRDCCLVTDGGGAVILVRSDKANNFPNKPVYLLGAGAATSHRQISSMPDLTVTAAVESGRRAYAMAGLTAKDVDVLQLYDAFTINPILFLEDLGFCPKGEGGRFVENGAIAPGGTLAVNTNGGGLSCNHPGMYGVFTIIEIVRQLRGTAGKRQLSDIEVGLAHGNGGPLSSQATAIFGTAATL from the coding sequence ATGACGCATGCGTTGCGAGGTAAAGCTGCAGTTGTAGGAGTTGGAACAACTGATGGCTGGAACAATCCGGGGTTCAGCTCATTGGATCAACTGGCGCAAGCCGTACAAGCCGCAGCATCTGATGCAGGTATTGCAGTGGCGGAAATAGATGGTTTGTTTGCGGCAACGCTGTCTCAGTTTATGCCGGTGCTGTCCGCCGCCGAGTATCTCGGAATTCGCCCTGTCTACATGGATGGCACTAACATTGGCGGTTCGTCATTTGTTGAGCATCTGATTCCCGCCATGATGGCTTTGGAAGCAGGACTGTGTTCGGTTGCCTGCATATGCTATGGGTCCAATCAGCTGTCTGCCGGCGGGAAGCTGGCTACGCTGTCGGAGCCTCAGATCTGGGAAGAACCTTTTCAGCCGCGCAACCCTATTGGCGGATATGCCTTGGCCACTGCAAGGCACATGCATGAGTATGGAACTACGCGTCGCCAGTTAGCTGAAGTTGCGGTTGCGGCGCGAGAGTGGGCAGTGTTGAATGAAGCAGCATATGAGCGACAACCGCTGACTATAGATGATGTGTTGTCAGCACGCCTTGTCTCCGATCCTCTCTCGGTGCGAGATTGTTGCCTGGTCACAGACGGTGGCGGTGCGGTGATACTGGTGCGCAGCGACAAGGCTAATAATTTTCCGAATAAACCGGTGTATCTGCTGGGAGCGGGCGCAGCTACATCCCATCGGCAGATATCGTCGATGCCTGATCTTACTGTGACGGCGGCAGTCGAGTCAGGCCGCCGAGCCTATGCTATGGCGGGACTGACTGCAAAGGATGTCGATGTCTTGCAGTTGTACGACGCATTTACCATCAACCCCATTCTATTTCTAGAAGACCTGGGTTTTTGTCCCAAAGGTGAAGGAGGGCGATTTGTGGAGAATGGCGCGATCGCCCCCGGAGGAACGCTGGCGGTCAATACTAATGGTGGGGGCCTCTCATGCAATCATCCTGGCATGTACGGGGTATTTACCATAATAGAAATCGTGCGACAACTGCGCGGTACGGCCGGCAAGCGGCAGTTGTCAGATATTGAAGTCGGGCTTGCGCATGGAAATGGCGGCCCTCTATCCAGCCAGGCGACGGCAATTTTCGGGACTGCCGCGACCCTTTAG
- a CDS encoding 3-hydroxyacyl-CoA dehydrogenase NAD-binding domain-containing protein: MSESVSFALRNDIALITIENPPVNALSQAVRSGLKAAITQGEQDSRVKAMVLICAGRSFSAGADIHEFGKPPQEPLLVEVIEEIEQASKPIVAAIHGTALGGGLEVALGCHFRIASMDAKMGLPEVKLGLLPGAGGTQRLPRLIGVPAALELIVDGGMVSAERALELGLIDERVVSGKLEAAALDFARGVIDSSMPVRRLSTLDCSFSDSDVFEAYTESVTRKRRGYIAPLRCIAAVQAAAELPFAKGMERERAMFLELAASFQSKAQRHAFFAERAAARVPDATLKKETEVLSVDSVGVVGAGTMGTGIAMCFANVGIPVLLLETNADNLERGVATIRKNYARTMDRGGLTQAEMDRRIALIRPSAVYEDLAQVDLVIEAVFEELGVKQMVFRMLDQVCKPGAILASNTSYLNIDAIADVTARPEYVLGMHFFSPANVMPLLENVRGAKTLPQVCAAAMKVGKVIGKTPVMVRVCDGFVGNRMLAKRTRESYFMLEEGATPQQIDRVLYDFGFPMGPFAMSDLAGVDVGWLNRQSRLANLTSRERACDILDQVHALGRFGQKTGAGFYRYEEDRSRHVDPKIEELIVNHSKKRGIERRQIPDSEIIERCLYPMINEAAKLLEEGIVDRPGDIDVVWLKGYGFPAFLGGPLFYADHIGLPVIHQAMLKYQAVHGEQYWKPAALLEDLVRSGKQFYS; the protein is encoded by the coding sequence ATGTCCGAGTCAGTTTCATTCGCCCTACGTAATGATATCGCGTTGATTACCATTGAAAATCCTCCGGTCAACGCGCTCTCACAGGCGGTACGCAGCGGGTTGAAGGCGGCAATAACTCAGGGAGAGCAGGACTCCCGGGTCAAGGCGATGGTATTGATTTGTGCGGGACGCAGCTTCAGCGCAGGTGCGGATATACACGAATTTGGAAAACCGCCCCAGGAGCCACTGCTTGTAGAAGTGATAGAGGAGATCGAACAGGCGTCCAAGCCAATCGTTGCGGCAATACATGGAACGGCTCTGGGTGGCGGGCTAGAGGTGGCCTTGGGTTGCCATTTTCGTATTGCATCCATGGACGCGAAAATGGGGCTTCCCGAAGTCAAGCTTGGTTTGTTGCCGGGAGCGGGAGGAACACAGAGACTACCGCGGCTTATTGGCGTGCCAGCTGCGCTGGAGCTGATTGTGGACGGTGGTATGGTTTCGGCCGAGAGGGCGCTGGAACTCGGTCTGATCGATGAGCGAGTGGTGTCAGGTAAACTTGAAGCAGCTGCGCTGGATTTTGCACGAGGTGTTATCGATTCAAGTATGCCAGTGCGCAGGTTAAGTACGCTGGACTGCAGTTTTTCAGATTCAGATGTTTTTGAAGCCTATACAGAAAGCGTTACACGAAAGCGCAGGGGCTATATCGCTCCATTGCGTTGCATAGCAGCTGTTCAGGCGGCAGCCGAACTGCCCTTTGCCAAAGGTATGGAGCGCGAGCGTGCCATGTTTCTGGAGCTTGCCGCTTCGTTTCAATCAAAGGCGCAGCGACATGCATTCTTTGCGGAGCGAGCCGCTGCAAGAGTACCAGATGCTACGTTAAAGAAGGAAACAGAAGTTCTTTCCGTCGACTCGGTTGGCGTGGTCGGTGCGGGTACGATGGGTACCGGTATCGCTATGTGTTTTGCCAACGTGGGGATTCCTGTGTTGTTGCTTGAAACAAATGCCGATAACTTGGAACGCGGTGTGGCGACCATACGCAAAAATTATGCACGGACAATGGATCGTGGAGGCTTGACGCAAGCTGAAATGGATAGGCGTATCGCACTCATCCGGCCTTCAGCAGTGTATGAAGACTTGGCTCAGGTGGATCTCGTCATTGAAGCCGTGTTTGAAGAGTTGGGCGTAAAGCAGATGGTTTTTCGGATGCTGGATCAGGTGTGTAAGCCAGGTGCCATCCTTGCATCGAACACCTCCTATCTGAATATTGACGCGATTGCTGACGTCACGGCGCGTCCAGAGTACGTGTTGGGGATGCACTTTTTCAGCCCTGCCAATGTCATGCCCTTGCTTGAAAATGTCCGAGGAGCCAAGACCTTGCCTCAGGTGTGTGCAGCCGCCATGAAAGTTGGCAAAGTGATAGGTAAAACTCCGGTAATGGTTCGAGTATGCGACGGCTTCGTAGGTAACCGAATGCTTGCCAAGAGGACGCGGGAAAGCTACTTCATGCTGGAAGAGGGAGCGACGCCACAGCAAATTGATAGGGTGCTGTACGATTTCGGCTTCCCCATGGGGCCATTTGCCATGAGCGATTTAGCGGGCGTCGACGTTGGTTGGCTTAATCGCCAATCGCGTCTTGCGAATCTCACATCGCGCGAGCGGGCATGCGATATTTTGGATCAGGTGCATGCCTTAGGCAGATTTGGGCAAAAAACCGGGGCTGGCTTTTATCGCTACGAGGAGGATCGTAGTCGTCATGTTGATCCGAAGATTGAAGAGCTCATTGTTAACCATTCAAAAAAAAGAGGTATAGAGCGTCGGCAAATACCAGATTCAGAAATTATCGAGCGGTGCCTTTATCCAATGATAAATGAGGCCGCCAAGCTGCTTGAAGAAGGCATAGTAGATCGCCCAGGTGATATAGATGTGGTATGGCTGAAGGGCTACGGCTTTCCTGCATTCCTGGGGGGGCCATTGTTTTATGCCGATCATATTGGCCTGCCAGTCATCCACCAGGCGATGCTGAAGTATCAAGCAGTGCATGGCGAGCAATACTGGAAGCCTGCTGCGTTGCTGGAAGATTTGGTTCGTTCTGGCAAGCAGTTTTATTCTTGA
- a CDS encoding GntR family transcriptional regulator: MSKASGLAILDIEGVVEARLFSGRQLLTLTLSEQIAAQIGDRIIDGAMEDGTALPEQELAERYQVSRGPIREALRILEREGLVELHPRRGAAVTKLNATELSEIYEIRASLLSLVARKNVASHNSEYLSLLKRTIEQLEHLLSDSPEDASRYAETVFRASLNSALLTKSKRLASIITSLSLQTLRYSKLGLRSQERRERSFSLWKKGYEAAKSGDADLAEELSQLRMKEAWTGMVAALNDSGRA; encoded by the coding sequence ATGAGTAAAGCCTCTGGTTTGGCGATATTGGATATAGAGGGTGTGGTCGAAGCCCGCCTGTTCTCGGGGCGGCAACTTCTAACATTGACGCTCTCTGAGCAGATAGCAGCGCAAATCGGAGACCGTATCATCGACGGCGCCATGGAAGATGGGACTGCTCTTCCCGAGCAGGAACTGGCAGAGCGCTATCAAGTAAGCCGCGGCCCCATCCGTGAGGCTCTGCGTATTCTTGAACGAGAAGGGCTTGTGGAATTGCATCCGCGCCGTGGAGCTGCCGTGACCAAGCTGAATGCAACGGAGCTGTCCGAAATCTATGAAATTCGGGCAAGCCTTTTGTCTTTGGTTGCGCGTAAGAATGTCGCGTCCCATAATTCGGAATATCTGAGTCTTCTGAAGCGCACGATCGAGCAGCTTGAGCACTTGCTATCCGACTCTCCCGAAGATGCGAGTCGTTATGCCGAGACGGTATTTCGTGCGTCGCTCAATTCAGCGTTGCTTACAAAAAGCAAGCGTCTTGCAAGCATTATCACGTCGTTGTCGTTGCAAACGCTACGCTACTCAAAGCTAGGCTTGCGTTCTCAGGAGCGGCGAGAACGGTCGTTTTCGCTGTGGAAAAAAGGATACGAAGCGGCTAAATCGGGCGATGCCGATTTGGCAGAAGAACTGTCTCAGTTGCGTATGAAGGAAGCGTGGACAGGGATGGTTGCTGCACTCAATGATTCCGGAAGAGCCTGA
- a CDS encoding CaiB/BaiF CoA-transferase family protein, giving the protein MKVEGSDKEMRSEYQLPLSGIRVVEICNTVAGPACGRLLGDFGADVIKIEPPEGDSVRQLGSHVEDISLYAASVLRNKRSISIDLKTQRGQQLASALMAKADIVLENNRPGVLERLGIGYEQISAINPRVIYVRISGFGQDGPYAKRPGYGAICEALAGVRHMTGDPDRPPARVALATTDYLTSVYAAFGALGALRSRDLTGCGQVVDVALYETAFTQLEPLVPAYQKLGKVPTRQGPNLPSMAPNSLYPTRDKDYILIAANSNATFERLLSVMGQPELVRDPRFATIRSRGEKPNMQALDAIIAEWTKCYDVIALAEMLENAAVPSSRIYTIADIFEDPHYHARGMLASVLHPKLGDTTQIGVVPRLSKTPGAIRFTGPELGSDTRSVLLEELGLESDAINELIASGVVKVEG; this is encoded by the coding sequence ATGAAAGTAGAAGGTTCTGATAAGGAAATGCGATCCGAGTATCAGTTGCCGTTGAGTGGCATCCGTGTTGTCGAAATTTGCAATACGGTTGCCGGTCCCGCGTGTGGCCGTCTGCTTGGTGACTTTGGCGCTGATGTAATCAAGATCGAGCCCCCGGAAGGAGATTCTGTTCGGCAACTGGGAAGTCATGTCGAAGACATATCGCTCTATGCGGCATCGGTATTGCGAAACAAACGCTCGATCTCGATAGATTTGAAGACTCAGCGCGGACAGCAGTTAGCCTCTGCCTTGATGGCAAAAGCCGATATCGTGCTTGAGAACAATCGGCCTGGCGTACTGGAGCGTCTTGGAATTGGGTATGAGCAAATATCTGCAATCAATCCGAGGGTAATTTATGTGCGGATCAGTGGCTTTGGCCAAGATGGCCCATATGCCAAAAGGCCGGGCTATGGAGCCATTTGCGAAGCATTGGCAGGAGTAAGGCACATGACCGGCGACCCAGATAGGCCGCCGGCGCGAGTTGCACTCGCTACAACAGACTATTTGACATCGGTATATGCCGCGTTCGGGGCGTTGGGAGCATTACGTAGCCGCGATCTAACTGGCTGTGGTCAGGTCGTGGATGTTGCGCTTTATGAAACCGCCTTTACTCAGCTTGAGCCATTGGTGCCGGCCTACCAGAAGCTTGGCAAAGTACCCACGCGTCAGGGGCCTAACCTACCGTCAATGGCCCCGAACAGCCTTTATCCAACCCGCGACAAAGACTACATTCTCATCGCCGCTAACAGCAATGCAACATTCGAACGTCTGCTATCGGTCATGGGGCAACCTGAGCTTGTACGGGACCCCAGGTTCGCAACGATCCGCTCACGAGGTGAAAAACCCAATATGCAGGCTCTCGATGCAATCATTGCCGAATGGACCAAATGCTACGACGTAATCGCTCTTGCGGAAATGCTGGAGAATGCCGCAGTTCCATCGTCTCGTATATACACAATCGCTGATATTTTCGAAGACCCACACTATCACGCCCGGGGCATGCTTGCTTCAGTGCTGCATCCCAAGCTTGGAGATACGACTCAAATTGGAGTTGTACCGCGTTTATCCAAGACACCCGGTGCCATACGCTTTACCGGACCTGAGTTGGGTAGTGACACACGCAGTGTATTACTCGAAGAGCTAGGCCTGGAGTCCGATGCAATTAATGAGTTGATTGCATCGGGCGTTGTCAAAGTTGAGGGATAG
- a CDS encoding acyl-CoA carboxylase subunit beta produces the protein MDFEYQGEQWKAEYEELHRRRKLAAAMGGEEALRKHKERGRLNARERMAVLVDPGSLREMGRIAGKGTYDDHGRLIDMKPVNALFGVGKIEGRKVVVAADDYTLRGGSSESTISEKWIYAENLAMTLSTPLIRLVDSAGGSVKLLEQQGGSKIPGYPTWPAVSLLDHVPVVGVALGPCAGLGAMKVLLSHFSVMVRDQAQVFAAGPPVVKQAYGIEVEKNDLGGYKVHRRSGLVHNEAIDEMDAFAQARRFLSYLPRNANQRPARVETGDSPERVEEWLADAIPRDRRKIYDPRKILAAICDQDSIFEIGRWHGGSVITALARIDGYPVGILCSDPKVAGGAMTTVSAYKAERHINLCKIFGLPIVNFVDQPGNETGPDAEARGTLLAAVRVLTVVEKCRVPWFSVIMRRCYGMAGGMHAPKYFPQLNHRIAWPSARWGSIPIEGGVAAAYRTEIEAAADPVAKREEIEQRFLSLGSPFRTAEAFRILDVVDPRETRAILCDWIADAWEVLATRTPHAG, from the coding sequence ATGGATTTTGAGTATCAGGGCGAGCAGTGGAAGGCGGAGTATGAAGAGCTGCATAGGCGCCGTAAATTGGCGGCTGCTATGGGCGGAGAGGAAGCGCTGCGCAAGCATAAAGAAAGGGGGCGTCTGAACGCGCGGGAGAGAATGGCTGTACTGGTTGATCCAGGTAGCTTAAGAGAGATGGGGCGAATTGCTGGGAAAGGTACCTACGATGATCATGGTCGCCTCATAGACATGAAGCCCGTGAACGCGTTATTTGGCGTTGGCAAAATAGAGGGGCGCAAAGTGGTGGTGGCGGCGGACGACTACACACTTCGCGGAGGATCGTCGGAATCAACGATCTCGGAAAAATGGATTTACGCTGAAAACCTCGCGATGACGCTTTCTACGCCATTAATACGATTGGTAGACAGTGCAGGCGGAAGCGTTAAGTTGCTGGAGCAACAGGGCGGTAGCAAAATTCCAGGGTACCCGACCTGGCCTGCGGTGAGTCTTTTAGATCATGTGCCGGTGGTGGGCGTCGCGCTTGGCCCATGCGCCGGGCTGGGGGCCATGAAGGTGCTGCTTTCGCATTTTTCCGTTATGGTGCGTGACCAGGCGCAGGTCTTTGCCGCAGGCCCTCCGGTTGTCAAGCAGGCGTATGGAATTGAAGTCGAAAAAAATGATCTCGGCGGATACAAGGTTCATCGCCGGAGCGGCCTGGTACATAACGAGGCGATCGATGAAATGGATGCTTTTGCCCAGGCCCGTCGCTTTCTCAGCTACCTGCCGCGTAATGCTAACCAAAGACCAGCCCGTGTTGAAACCGGAGACTCCCCGGAGAGGGTAGAGGAGTGGCTCGCTGACGCAATTCCGCGTGATCGTCGGAAAATATATGACCCACGGAAGATTCTGGCCGCTATATGTGATCAGGACTCGATCTTCGAGATCGGACGATGGCATGGGGGCTCCGTAATCACCGCTTTAGCACGGATCGATGGTTATCCAGTAGGGATACTTTGCAGCGATCCAAAGGTTGCCGGTGGCGCGATGACAACCGTGTCGGCATATAAGGCAGAGCGGCATATTAATCTATGCAAGATATTTGGACTTCCAATCGTCAATTTTGTAGATCAACCTGGAAACGAAACAGGCCCGGATGCAGAGGCTCGTGGAACTTTGTTGGCTGCAGTGCGTGTATTGACGGTAGTGGAAAAGTGCAGAGTCCCTTGGTTTTCTGTGATCATGCGTCGTTGCTACGGAATGGCTGGCGGAATGCATGCACCAAAATATTTTCCTCAATTGAATCACCGTATAGCATGGCCTTCGGCTCGTTGGGGATCAATTCCGATCGAAGGCGGTGTGGCTGCCGCGTATCGTACAGAGATTGAGGCGGCAGCTGACCCAGTAGCCAAGCGTGAAGAAATAGAACAGCGTTTCTTAAGTCTCGGATCCCCGTTTCGCACGGCTGAGGCATTTCGTATCCTCGATGTCGTCGATCCGCGTGAAACGCGTGCAATACTGTGTGATTGGATAGCCGATGCCTGGGAAGTGCTTGCAACCCGTACTCCGCATGCGGGCTGA
- a CDS encoding acetyl-CoA carboxylase biotin carboxyl carrier protein subunit, which translates to MSHEELLSDITGKVWKIEKAVGSQVAEGETVIVVESMKMEIPVAATVAGEIVEIKVKEGEEVSEMQVVAIINS; encoded by the coding sequence ATGAGTCACGAGGAATTGCTGTCTGATATTACAGGAAAGGTCTGGAAAATCGAGAAGGCGGTGGGAAGCCAGGTAGCTGAAGGGGAAACGGTCATCGTGGTTGAGTCTATGAAAATGGAAATCCCCGTGGCGGCGACGGTGGCGGGGGAAATCGTTGAAATCAAGGTCAAGGAAGGTGAAGAGGTGAGCGAAATGCAGGTTGTTGCGATCATCAACTCCTGA